The genomic region TGGGACGTGACGATTTAATTCCTGAAATGTGTCTGTTTAATGACGGTTTGGCTTTATGAAGAAACATTTAGAAATGTTTGCTCCGATGAAAGCGGGCATGCCCGTCTCCACCGGAGCAGGGTTGCTTAGTGGGTGCCTTGATCAATCCCGGCCTGCAACTCCTGGCTATTACTGTGCCCGCCAACCCGCAGCGGTCCGAGGTTGATGGCTTGATCCTTACGCGTTGCGTCGTCCTGTTTGCGCGTCAGTTCATCCTTGGCGCCAAGCGCCAGATTGACCGGTGACTTCGAGACGTTCAGCCCGACATCCGCGCGATAATCGCTGCCCGTCAACGTGGTGGCGTTTACCGCAGAACCACCCAAATCGACTTTGCCTTCCGAAGCCCCGATGCGCGCACCGGTCAAGCGAGTCTCACCACCCACCTGCAAGTTCACGCCCTGGGTACCGCTGATGCCCGAGGCCTGAGTGACGCTGTCCTTGGCGACGTGGCTGACGTTCAGGTTCAAGGTCGGGGTGTAGGCGGTGGTGCCGCTCTTGTCGCCGAACAACACGTTTTCTGCGGTATTGGCCACCGAGCTGCCGGTGGTGTTCTTGCCGCTGACGGCGTAGCTGTCACTGGTTTTCGGCCAGAGCTTTTCCTTGACGCTGGACAGGCGCGTGCCCAGGGCGTCCTTCTTGTCGGCGAGGTAAGTCTTGGCCTGCTCCACGCGGGTGCCGAAGGCGCCACGGGGCTCGGGGTTCACGTCGTAGCTACCGCTGCGGGTGAGTTTTTCGCCCAGGCGCTCCTTGGCGTTGCCGACGCTATTAACCACGTTGTCCTTGGCCGAGGCCAGGTGCTCGGTGCCCTTGTCGACGGCGTTCTCGAGTTTTTCGCGGTGCTTGTCGAACGCGCCTTCTGCCTTGGCCTGCACTTTGTCCTTTAGGGGGCCGGTGGTCTTGGCGAGTTTGTTGACGACGCCGGGCTGGTTTTTCTCAACGTCCAGCTTGGCATCGACGTTGACCTGGGTGCTGCTGACGTGATCCTTGCGGCTCTCGACCACGAGGTCGCCGCCGATCTTGCCGCTCACCTGATTCGCGTCGATCCGTGCCCCGGACAATCGGGTATCACCGGCACTGTTGATCACCACGGTGTCGGCCTTGATCTGGCTGTCGTGCTGAGTGGTGCCTTGCAGGTAATCGACGTCGACCTTGGCCCGGGCATTGATGCCGTATTGGGTCTTTGGCGTGTCGTGTTCACCCGCGTTGGCCAGCGTGGTTTTGCCGCCGCTGCCGCCCGCGCCCAAGGTCACGCCCCAGCTGTCATGGGCCTGGGTCGATTGCGCCGACTCTTGCAGGATGCCGCCATTTACCGCGTCGAGGCTGACGTTGCTGGCCGCGATTTGCGTGCCTTGCAGGTGGATGGCATCGGCGCTGTTGCCGCCGCTGGCGAGCGTCACGTTGCCGTTGCTGTGCAGCTGTCCGACGCTGACGGTCTGGTCGTTTTCCGCGCCCTTGCCGATGTTGAAGTTGGCGCTGAGGCTCCCGGTCTTGCCGCTGCTTTCAGCGCTGCTGGTCTTGCCGGCGCCGACGTTCAGGCCGCCGCCCAGGTTGCTGGCGTTGCTGACGTGGCGCTCGGTGGCGGCTTGCAGGTCCAGCTTGCCACCGGCGGCGAGGTTGATGTCACCGGTCTTGGCGCTGCTGCTGCCAATCCGGGTGCCTTGCAGGGTCAGGTCGGCGCCGCTGTTGAGTTGCACCGGACCTTTGCCCTGGAGGGTCGCGACCCGGGCCTGGCTGTCCTGGGTGTCCAGGCGCTTGTTGTCCAGCTGCACGCCGGCACCGAGGTTGACGTTATTGCCGTTGGTGCCCGGCGCCGTGCCCACGGTCAACGAGCCGTTGCCGCGCAGGGTGCTGCTGGTTTTGCTCTGGGTGTCGTTGGCTTGATTCAGCGCCAACTCGCCGCCCGCCTTGAGGTCGACGCCGGCCTGGCCGCCGTTGAACTGGCTGCCTTCATAACGCGCATCGCCCTTGACGTCGATGCCCACGCCTTGGGCCCCGGCGTAGCTGCCGACCACTGCCGTGCTGGTGGATTCGCGTACGTCACTGCTGCCGCCGGCGCCGCTGCCGCGCACGTTCAAGTCTTCACCCGTGGTGGTGTAGACCCGTACGCCGGCCTTGGCGTCCACGCCTTGCTCGCTACTGCTGTGGGTAGTGGCGGCAGCGGTGGCAAGGTGGCTGCCGGCATCGATTTTCAGGCCGCCCTCGGTGGCATGGTATTGAGTGCCTTCATCCTGCAATTTGCCGGCGACGTTGACCTGCACCGTGCCGCCCGTGAACTGGCTGACCACTGCCGTGCTGTCCTGCTGTGTGCGGGACTTGTTGGCATGGCCGACTTCAACATCGAGCCCGACATTGGGTTGCTCGAACGCGTCCAGCAGCCCTGGCTGATGAAACTTGCTTTGGGCCACACCTTCGATGGCTTTTTCGATGGGCCGGGTGATGCCTTTGTATTCGATATTGGCGCCGGCATCGGCCGTCCAGCCATTCTCCTTGTGGGTGCTGGACTCGCTGTTATGCGCCGCCTGGTTGTCGACCTGCGCAGCGTTGACCTGCAACCCGGAACCGGCCTTGGCCTGTGCGCCCTGGCTGGTGAGGGTGTTGCCGGCATTGATGGTCAGCTTGCCGGCCGCCGCAACGGTGCTGGTGTGCGCGGTGGTTTTGCTGTTGGTGTCGTGGCTGCTTTGATGGCTGAACTGCGCGCCGCTGCCGGCCCTGTCGAGGCCGCCGGTGTAGTAGACGCCACCGCCAGTGGTGGTCTGCTCGGTGGTGTTGGCAGTGCTGTCATGGGTCGCCAGCAACTCGACATTTTTCCCGCTTAAGGTCGCATCACCCTGGGTGGCCTTGAGGCCTGAACCCTCTACGCTCAAATCGCCACCCGCGGCGACGGCCAGGGTACCGCCGCTGAGGCTGGAGGCTTGTTGGCGGGTGGTGTCGGTGTGGCTGGTTTTCTGCTGGTCTTCGTAGTTCACGCCTGCGCGGTACTGGCGCGTGCCGTCGGCGGTTTCCTTGGCGTAGCCATCAAAACCCCGGGTGTGAGTGCGGGTGGTGTCGCTGGAAGTGTTTTCCGCCGAAGCGATCTTGATATCACCCTTGGCGTCGGCCGTCAGTTCGCCTGTGGCAGACACCTTGGAACCACTGACTTCGATGTCCTTGGCGCTGTGCAGTGCGAGGTTACTGTCCGAGCGCAGTTCGCTGGCGACCACGGTGCTGTCCTTGAGGTTCTTGCGGCTTTCGTCCTTGGAGATCCCGAAGAACTTGCTGTCCTTGCTGTAGCGGTTGTCGTGGGACGTGTCGCGTACGCCATCGATCACCAGCGAACCCTTGTCGCTGATGACGCTGGCCTGCGTGCCGCCACGGGCCTGGCTGCCGCTGATGCGTACTTCATCGGCCTTCACGATCAGCTTGCCGTCGGCGTTGACCTTGCTGCCGGTATTCAGGGTTTTGCCCTTGTCGCCATCGCCCTTGGAGCCGAAGAAACTGCCGCCCACCAGGTCACCGGAGTAACCGTTATCCCGGCTGCTTTGGGTCCGGCTGGCGCTGGTGATTTCCACGTGCCGGGCGGCCAGTTGAATATCCCCCGGGGTTTTCAGTTCGGCGCCCTGCAATTGCAGGGCCTGCCGGCCGGTCAGTTCCAGGTTCTTGCCGGCCTTGAGGCTACTGGTGATGCTGCGTTGTTCGCTGGCGGACCTGTCCCAGTCGGCTTTCCACAGGTGCTTGCGGTGGTTGCCCTGGTCGCGGGTTTCATGGGTCTCGGTGGCGGCGGTCAGGCGCAGGTCTGCGCCACTGTTGACGCGCACGGTATCGCCGGCGTCGACACGGCTGGCCTTGATCTCGGTGTTGGCGCCGGAAGACAGCGCGGCGTTCTGCTGCGCGACGACGCTGTTGCCGTGCTGGCGCGAGTCCTTGTCGGTGGTGGTGCGGTCGTAGGTTTCGTAGGTGAAGAGGAAGTTGCTGTTGTTCCACTGCTCACGCTTTTCCTGGAGCTTGCGGCTCTCCAGGCTACTCAAGGTCAGGTTGCGGCCAGCGTCGAGCTTGACGTTGCGCCCGCCAATATCGGTGGCGGCCAGGCTCAAGTCCTTGGCGCTGTGCAGGTCGACATCGCCCTGGCGGCTTTGCACCCCGGCGCGGGTGGCCTCAAGGCTATTGGCGTGCACCTGGCCGCTGATGTCGAGGTCGCCGGCCGAGCGGATGTTCACGCCGTCCCGCCCATCCACTTGCACGGCCCCCACGCGTACGCCGGCACCTTCGGCGGTGCTGACGATATTGATCCGCCCGGCCTGCATCGCACCGAACAGGCTGGCGTCGATACGCTGGTCTCCGGTCTTGCTGGCCGGGTCTACCTGGCGCACCTGGCCGCTGGCAACGTCGACCTGATTGCGGCCGATGGTGAGGTTCAATTGATCACGGGCGCTGAGCCGACCTTCGCTGTCGATGCGCGGTGCGATCAGGTTGATCGAGCCGTCACGGTTTTGCAGGCCCTGGGCCTGCACCGTCAGTTGGCCGCTTGCATCACGGGTGTTCAAGCCTTGCAGCTTGCCGTCGCTGAGCTCGGGACGGCCGACGACCAGGCTGGCGTTGGGGGTGTTGATGAAGCTGCCACCGTTGACAGAAATCCCGTTCGGGTTGGCCAGCACATAATCCGCCGCCTGGCCAAAAATCTCCTGCGCACCGTTGAGAGCCGAGGCGTTACGGCTGACCACTTCATTGAGGATCACGCTCGCAGCCTGGCCCTGGAACTGCGGGTTGGCCGCCAGGTGCCCGGCGAGTTGGGATTGCCCCGCCTGCAAGGCGTTGTTCAACACCACGCCTTGGCGGTCGACGTTGTAGTCGAGAAATTGGTTGTGGGACAGGCCGCCGGCATTCGGCGCGACGATATTGACGATAGGCACGCCCGCCTGGTTTTGCAGTTGTGGGGTGCCGCCGGGCCCTTCGACGACGGTCAAGCCGCCGGCCAGTACGAGTTGAGGTAACAGGAACAGGCTGGCGATGGCCCAGCGCAGTTTGCCCTGTGGAGAGAGGTGAAAAGCATGAGTGTTAGTCGGCATAAATAGTCTCGCTCTGTTGGCTGATCGGTGAAGTGCGTCGTTCGGTGCAACGCTGCCGTGCTGATCAGGTGCTGCGGTTATTTCAGGCAAATCAGGTGTCGGCTCATATCTGCAAACTAAGGCGCGTCAGCCAGACCTCCGGCTCCTGGGCAAACCCCGCGGGGGTGTTCAAGTTGCGTTGGTAATCGAGGTCGAGTTGCACGTTCTTCCAGCTCAGGTTGAGCCCGGCACTGGCGCCGCTCAGGCGTTGGCTGCGGGCGCCGTATTCACGCTTGACCCAGCCGTTGTCCAGGCCCAGCCGCGGGGTGATCTTGAACGGCAGGTCGCTGTTGAGTGGCAGGCGCAGGGTGTTGCGCCACACCGCGCCAATGGCACCGGACGCGTTGTTCTCGCGATAGCCACGCACCGCCGAATCGTCAGTCACCAGCAGTTGTTCGATGGCAGGCAATGCATCCGGGCTGTATTGCACCGACAGTTGGCTCTGCCACTGCCACGGTTGCCCGATAAGCTGGCCGTTGCGCCATTGGGTGAGGTTGGCTCGGTACTTGTGAAATTGCGCCTGGGGCAGGTTTTTCACTACCTGATCGGCATCGCGGTCGGCGCCGAACCAGGTCAGGCCCTGAGCGTAATTGACGTCCAGGTTCCACACCGCGCTGTTGAGCCAGAACAGATTCACACCGGCCTCGGCCACGGTCAGGGTCGGGCTCTGAATACCCAGCCGAACCTTTTGCAGGTAGCTGTCGACGTCCTTGTAAGCCAGTTGCAGGTTGGCGCTCAGTTGATGGCTTTGGTCGCGCCACAACACCCGGTCGGTGCGCAGGCTGACTTGATCGGTGCGGCCACTGTTATAGAGCGTGGTGCGGCTGAGCTTGAACGGCGAGCGGTACTCGGCATGGCTGGCGAACAGGCTGTAGGTCCAGTAACCGTAGGGGATGGAATAAAACAGGCTGTTGCTGCGGCTGTAACGCGGGCCGTGGTTGAGGGTGTCGCTGAAGCTCAGGTTGAGGGCGTCGTTGAGCTGCAACGGGCTGTCCAGGCTCAGGCTCACCGCATTGCGATCACGGCCGGTGCCGGCACTTCCCAGGTTGTCGACACCCAGTCCCAACGCCCACCGCGAGGCACTGCTGCGCGAGCGCAGGATGATCCGTGAGGCGCCCGGTGTGCTGCCGGGGGCGATGTCGGCGGTGAGGTCAACCGAGCGCAGGCGATTGAGTTGGTCCAGGCCCTGTTCCAGGTCCCGCAGGTTCAGCGGTTCGCCGAGCATTCCTGGGAATGCCCCGCGTAACGACACGGGGAGGCTCTGATCGGCCAGCTCGATGGCTTCGACGTAGCCTTCCTCGACGTGAATATCCAGCGGGTGCCCGGCGGCCGGGGTGCTGATCAGGTATGGGCGACTGGCGATATAGCCGGCCTCGACATACAGGCGGGTGATCTCGGCGAGCAGGCGGTTGATCTGCGCGACGCCCATGCACGGCGCCACATAGGGTTCGATGCGGGTGTTCAGTTCAGCCTTGTTGAACAGCGTGACACCGGCCACGCGCGTACCGCTCAAAGGCCAGCAGCGCTGGTCCTGGGCGGTGTCTGCCGGCAGTGCGGGTGTGGTCGGTGGTACTGCGAAACTGCCTCGCTGGATTTGCCGCTGACGCTGTTCCAGTTGTAATTGCTGCAGGTCGCGCTGCTGTTGCTGCTGCAAGCGCAATGCTTCCTGGCCAGGCAGCGGCCCATCGGCGGCGGCCGCCGGCAGCGTGCACAGGCAGAGCAGGGCAACGATCAGTCTGTTGCTACAACAGAGTCGCTCGGTTGAGGGCTGATTCGGCACTCGACATCCTTAACGTGAAATACGCACGATCCATGCCCCTGAGCCAAAACGGTGAACTCAGGGACTTTCCACAGTTGAGCCATCATTAAACGGTTTGTTACATCAGTGGCAGGATTTATTACGTAAAACGTGGGGAATGCCGCGTTATTCACAAAATAAATGCACAGAGGTGGTGCAGGGCGGGCAAGCGGTTGCCTAATGCAGGTTGGTTTTGCGGGCTTTTGTCAGGGGGGATGGTGCGAGGGGGCTTTTGGATTGTTGCAATACAGGTGCTTAATCGTTTTGTTTATACGTGACTGAAAAGGGCAGCCCCGGCCTTGGCAAGAGACCGGGGCTGCTTCGCTTCAACTCAGTTTTGGCCGCGCACCAGAATCGATTCATTGATTTGTGCAATCGACGTGACCCCGGTCAGCGTCATGGCCACGCGCATCTCCTTGGCGAAGATATCCAGCAGGTTTTCCACGCCACGCTGTCCGTCGGCGGCCAGTGCATAAGCTTGTGCACGGCCCAGCAATACGCCCTTGGCACCCAGCGCGAGCATGCGCACCACGTCCAGCCCCGAGCGTACGCCGGAGTCCACCAGCACCGTCAGATCGCTGCCCACGGCTTGTACGATAGGTGCCAGCGCCTTCGCCGTGGACAGCACGCCATCCAGCTGGCGGCCGCCGTGGTTGGAGACGACGATGCCGTCGGCGCCAAAGCTCACCGCGTCTTTGGCATCCTCGGGGTCGAGGATGCCTTTGATGATCATCGGGCCTTTCCAGAACTCGCGGATCCACTCCAGGTCTTTCCAGCTGATGGACGGGTCGAAGTTGTTGGCCAGCCAGCCGATGTAGTCCTTCAGTTGGGTGGGCTTGCCCAGGTATTTGGAGATGTTGCCCAGGTCGTGGGGGCGCCCCAGCAGACCCACATCGAAGGCCCAGGCCGGTTTGGTCATGGCCTGCAGGATTTGGCGTTGCGGCCCGTAGGCGCCGGACATCCCCGAATGAGCGTCGCGATAACGTGCGCCGGGGGTGGGCATGTCGACGGTGAACACGAGGTTTTTCACCCCGGCTGCCTGGGCTCGCTCCAGGGCGTTTTTCATGAAGCCGCGATCTTTCAGCACATACAGCTGAAACCAGATGGATTGCGCGCTCTGGGACGCCACTTCCTCGATCGGGCACACAGACACCGTCGACAGGCAAAACGGAATGCCCTTGTTCGCCGCCGCCTTCGCCGCCTGAACTTCACCGCGCCGGGCAAACATGCCGGTCAGGCCCACCGGGCTGAGGACCACCGGCATCGCCAAGGGCTGGTCGAACAGCGTGGTTTCAAGGCTCAGGCTTTCGACGTTACGCAGGATGCGCTGGCGCAGGCTGATATCGGACAGGTCCGAGCTGTTGGCCCTGAGGGTGTGTTCGGCGTAGGCACCGCCGTCGATGTAGTCGAACAGGAAACGCGGCAGTTTGCGGCGGGCGGCTTCGCGGTAATCCGATGCGGACGAAATGATCATGAACAGTGATGCCCCGAGTGAAGAAAAACGGTGGGGTGAGCATAGACAAAGGCCTTTCATGGTAAAAACAACTTTTCCAACTTGAATCAAGTCGCAAATGGAATACTCATGAACCTTCGTACGTTGTTGGCCTTTGTCGAAGTGGTTCGCCAGGGCAGCTTCTCACAGGCGGCCGAGGTGGTTTCGCTCACCCAGTCTACCGTCAGTAAGGCGGTCAAGACCCTGGAAGATGAGTTGGGCACGCCGCTGTTCAATCGCATCGGCCACAAGAGCGAGCTGACGGCCGCTGGCGAAATTGCCTACCGACGCGCTCTGGTGTTGCTGGCCGAGCGCAGTGACCTGGTGGCCGAGATCAATGATCTGCTGGGGCTCAAGCGCGGTGTCTTGCGCATCGGCTTGCCGCCGGTGGGCAGTGGCGTGCTGTTTGCGGCGATGTTTGCGTTGTATCGACAGCGTTATCCGGAGATCGAGATCGAGCTGATCGAGCACGGCAGCAAGAAGTTGGGCGAATG from Pseudomonas yamanorum harbors:
- a CDS encoding hemagglutinin repeat-containing protein, with the translated sequence MPTNTHAFHLSPQGKLRWAIASLFLLPQLVLAGGLTVVEGPGGTPQLQNQAGVPIVNIVAPNAGGLSHNQFLDYNVDRQGVVLNNALQAGQSQLAGHLAANPQFQGQAASVILNEVVSRNASALNGAQEIFGQAADYVLANPNGISVNGGSFINTPNASLVVGRPELSDGKLQGLNTRDASGQLTVQAQGLQNRDGSINLIAPRIDSEGRLSARDQLNLTIGRNQVDVASGQVRQVDPASKTGDQRIDASLFGAMQAGRINIVSTAEGAGVRVGAVQVDGRDGVNIRSAGDLDISGQVHANSLEATRAGVQSRQGDVDLHSAKDLSLAATDIGGRNVKLDAGRNLTLSSLESRKLQEKREQWNNSNFLFTYETYDRTTTDKDSRQHGNSVVAQQNAALSSGANTEIKASRVDAGDTVRVNSGADLRLTAATETHETRDQGNHRKHLWKADWDRSASEQRSITSSLKAGKNLELTGRQALQLQGAELKTPGDIQLAARHVEITSASRTQSSRDNGYSGDLVGGSFFGSKGDGDKGKTLNTGSKVNADGKLIVKADEVRISGSQARGGTQASVISDKGSLVIDGVRDTSHDNRYSKDSKFFGISKDESRKNLKDSTVVASELRSDSNLALHSAKDIEVSGSKVSATGELTADAKGDIKIASAENTSSDTTRTHTRGFDGYAKETADGTRQYRAGVNYEDQQKTSHTDTTRQQASSLSGGTLAVAAGGDLSVEGSGLKATQGDATLSGKNVELLATHDSTANTTEQTTTGGGVYYTGGLDRAGSGAQFSHQSSHDTNSKTTAHTSTVAAAGKLTINAGNTLTSQGAQAKAGSGLQVNAAQVDNQAAHNSESSTHKENGWTADAGANIEYKGITRPIEKAIEGVAQSKFHQPGLLDAFEQPNVGLDVEVGHANKSRTQQDSTAVVSQFTGGTVQVNVAGKLQDEGTQYHATEGGLKIDAGSHLATAAATTHSSSEQGVDAKAGVRVYTTTGEDLNVRGSGAGGSSDVRESTSTAVVGSYAGAQGVGIDVKGDARYEGSQFNGGQAGVDLKAGGELALNQANDTQSKTSSTLRGNGSLTVGTAPGTNGNNVNLGAGVQLDNKRLDTQDSQARVATLQGKGPVQLNSGADLTLQGTRIGSSSAKTGDINLAAGGKLDLQAATERHVSNASNLGGGLNVGAGKTSSAESSGKTGSLSANFNIGKGAENDQTVSVGQLHSNGNVTLASGGNSADAIHLQGTQIAASNVSLDAVNGGILQESAQSTQAHDSWGVTLGAGGSGGKTTLANAGEHDTPKTQYGINARAKVDVDYLQGTTQHDSQIKADTVVINSAGDTRLSGARIDANQVSGKIGGDLVVESRKDHVSSTQVNVDAKLDVEKNQPGVVNKLAKTTGPLKDKVQAKAEGAFDKHREKLENAVDKGTEHLASAKDNVVNSVGNAKERLGEKLTRSGSYDVNPEPRGAFGTRVEQAKTYLADKKDALGTRLSSVKEKLWPKTSDSYAVSGKNTTGSSVANTAENVLFGDKSGTTAYTPTLNLNVSHVAKDSVTQASGISGTQGVNLQVGGETRLTGARIGASEGKVDLGGSAVNATTLTGSDYRADVGLNVSKSPVNLALGAKDELTRKQDDATRKDQAINLGPLRVGGHSNSQELQAGIDQGTH
- a CDS encoding ShlB/FhaC/HecB family hemolysin secretion/activation protein — its product is MIVALLCLCTLPAAAADGPLPGQEALRLQQQQQRDLQQLQLEQRQRQIQRGSFAVPPTTPALPADTAQDQRCWPLSGTRVAGVTLFNKAELNTRIEPYVAPCMGVAQINRLLAEITRLYVEAGYIASRPYLISTPAAGHPLDIHVEEGYVEAIELADQSLPVSLRGAFPGMLGEPLNLRDLEQGLDQLNRLRSVDLTADIAPGSTPGASRIILRSRSSASRWALGLGVDNLGSAGTGRDRNAVSLSLDSPLQLNDALNLSFSDTLNHGPRYSRSNSLFYSIPYGYWTYSLFASHAEYRSPFKLSRTTLYNSGRTDQVSLRTDRVLWRDQSHQLSANLQLAYKDVDSYLQKVRLGIQSPTLTVAEAGVNLFWLNSAVWNLDVNYAQGLTWFGADRDADQVVKNLPQAQFHKYRANLTQWRNGQLIGQPWQWQSQLSVQYSPDALPAIEQLLVTDDSAVRGYRENNASGAIGAVWRNTLRLPLNSDLPFKITPRLGLDNGWVKREYGARSQRLSGASAGLNLSWKNVQLDLDYQRNLNTPAGFAQEPEVWLTRLSLQI
- the lldD gene encoding FMN-dependent L-lactate dehydrogenase LldD yields the protein MIISSASDYREAARRKLPRFLFDYIDGGAYAEHTLRANSSDLSDISLRQRILRNVESLSLETTLFDQPLAMPVVLSPVGLTGMFARRGEVQAAKAAANKGIPFCLSTVSVCPIEEVASQSAQSIWFQLYVLKDRGFMKNALERAQAAGVKNLVFTVDMPTPGARYRDAHSGMSGAYGPQRQILQAMTKPAWAFDVGLLGRPHDLGNISKYLGKPTQLKDYIGWLANNFDPSISWKDLEWIREFWKGPMIIKGILDPEDAKDAVSFGADGIVVSNHGGRQLDGVLSTAKALAPIVQAVGSDLTVLVDSGVRSGLDVVRMLALGAKGVLLGRAQAYALAADGQRGVENLLDIFAKEMRVAMTLTGVTSIAQINESILVRGQN